The proteins below are encoded in one region of Sporosarcina sp. FSL K6-1508:
- a CDS encoding ABC transporter ATP-binding protein, producing the protein MNVLRTTNLTKEFGAFTALDGVNIELKKGEIFGFIGPNGAGKSTTIRVLLGILKASGGEVEIFGKDAWTDAVEIHKRIAYVPGDVNLWPNLTGGEVIDLFVKLRGTNNKSRREELIKKFDLDPTKKCRTYSKGNRQKVALIAAFASDADLYILDEPTSGLDPLMEHVFQECVLDVKRAGKTVLLSSHILSEVEKLCDRVGIIRQGKIIETGSLRELRHLTRTNLLVETKQPITSLATIKGVYDCKEQNQALSLQVETEAMDAVMKHISQFGIVKLESTQPTLEDLFMRHYEGAPAETEVGGVS; encoded by the coding sequence ATGAACGTATTAAGGACAACGAACTTAACGAAAGAGTTTGGTGCTTTCACTGCATTGGATGGTGTTAACATTGAATTGAAAAAAGGAGAAATCTTTGGTTTCATTGGTCCAAATGGTGCTGGAAAGTCAACCACTATCCGGGTGTTGCTGGGTATTTTAAAGGCAAGTGGAGGAGAAGTGGAAATTTTCGGTAAGGATGCATGGACAGATGCTGTTGAAATTCATAAGCGCATTGCTTATGTACCGGGAGATGTGAATCTATGGCCCAACTTGACTGGCGGTGAAGTTATAGATTTATTTGTAAAACTTCGTGGTACGAATAATAAAAGCAGACGTGAAGAGCTCATTAAGAAATTTGATCTTGATCCAACTAAAAAATGCCGAACGTATTCAAAAGGAAACAGGCAAAAGGTTGCGTTGATTGCCGCTTTTGCGTCAGATGCAGATCTTTATATATTGGATGAACCAACGTCAGGTCTGGATCCGTTAATGGAACACGTTTTCCAAGAATGTGTGCTGGATGTCAAAAGAGCAGGGAAAACTGTCCTGCTTTCTAGTCATATTTTATCTGAAGTAGAAAAGTTATGTGATAGGGTCGGTATTATTAGGCAAGGGAAGATTATTGAGACGGGTTCTTTACGTGAGTTACGCCATTTAACACGCACAAATCTCCTTGTCGAGACAAAACAACCGATTACGTCCTTGGCGACTATAAAAGGTGTTTATGATTGTAAGGAGCAAAACCAAGCGCTGTCATTACAAGTAGAAACCGAAGCGATGGATGCTGTGATGAAACATATTAGTCAATTTGGAATCGTGAAATTGGAAAGTACACAACCGACATTGGAGGATTTATTCATGCGTCACTACGAGGGGGCCCCGGCAGAAACTGAAGTAGGGGGTGTCTCGTAA
- a CDS encoding AIM24 family protein, protein MVKYTISEFVNQTKQAEQESEYFELETPRILEVNLTDLVWAKMGSMISYTGQIKFEREKILEHGMGMMFKKALTGEGTSLMKATGNGRLYLADQGKKITIFDLNDETITVNGNDLLAFEPSIEWDIKLMKKVAGMMSGGLFNVTLKGKGKVAITTHFEPLTLLVRPGESVITDPNATVAWSGHLTPEFRTDISIRTFFGRGSGESIQMEFTGKGFVIIQPFEEVYMTGNGSS, encoded by the coding sequence ATGGTCAAATATACGATTAGCGAATTCGTAAATCAGACAAAGCAAGCTGAGCAGGAAAGCGAATACTTTGAATTAGAAACGCCTCGGATTCTGGAAGTGAATTTAACAGATCTTGTTTGGGCGAAAATGGGCTCAATGATTTCGTATACGGGTCAGATTAAATTCGAGCGAGAAAAAATACTTGAGCATGGCATGGGCATGATGTTTAAAAAAGCACTCACGGGTGAAGGCACTTCATTAATGAAAGCAACAGGAAATGGGCGGCTTTACTTAGCCGATCAAGGGAAAAAGATCACTATTTTCGACTTGAATGATGAAACGATTACGGTGAATGGCAATGACCTTCTTGCATTTGAACCAAGTATTGAATGGGATATTAAGCTCATGAAAAAAGTGGCTGGCATGATGTCCGGTGGATTGTTCAACGTCACGTTAAAGGGTAAAGGAAAGGTTGCAATTACTACCCATTTTGAGCCGCTAACGTTACTCGTCCGTCCTGGAGAATCCGTCATTACAGATCCAAATGCAACAGTCGCTTGGTCGGGTCATTTAACTCCAGAGTTCCGAACAGACATTAGCATTAGAACTTTTTTTGGTCGCGGGAGTGGAGAGTCTATTCAAATGGAATTCACCGGTAAAGGTTTTGTAATCATACAACCGTTTGAAGAGGTTTATATGACCGGGAATGGTTCTTCATAA
- a CDS encoding ABC transporter ATP-binding protein yields the protein MKKKKVGLKPFIALILSTKIPKLALIFGLTASVLTTLAGLVVPLLTKNLVDGFSVASLSVPIMIAIGVAFIVQAVIDGVSIYLLSYVGQKVVARLREQMWTKLIRLPVSHFDKESSGETVSRVVNDTGIVKELITQHFPQFITGIISIIGAVTILLIMDWKMTLIMLISVPITVGIMIPLGTKMAKISRGLQDETAVFTGHIQQTLGEIRLMKASNAEMNEEAKGKAGIGKLLGFGLKEARITALIAPFMYLVVMVVIVMIIGYGGMRVANGTMSTGALVAFLLYLFQIIFPITSFAMFFTQLQKAKGATERIIDILELPLEEGQDGLEIDIANKPIRVVDVSFAYEEGEPVIGNVSFEAQPGEMIAFAGPSGGGKTTMFGLLERYYEPTAGEIRIGGTPIKELSMASWRSQIGYVSQESAMMAGTIRENLCYGLENSESIPDKRLWEVTEMAYADEFIKNFPKGLDTEVGERGVKLSGGQRQRIAIERAFLRDPKILMMDEATASLDSQSEGVVQDALTRLMEGRTTFVIAHRLSTIVDADKIIFIENGQVTGSGTHKELTQSHALYREFAEQQLT from the coding sequence ATGAAAAAGAAAAAAGTCGGCTTAAAGCCGTTTATAGCCCTTATACTATCTACCAAAATACCGAAGCTCGCTCTGATTTTTGGTTTAACGGCAAGCGTTCTTACAACGCTCGCTGGTTTGGTTGTCCCTTTGCTTACGAAAAATCTAGTAGATGGTTTTTCGGTTGCCTCGTTAAGCGTTCCGATAATGATCGCTATCGGAGTAGCATTTATTGTCCAAGCAGTGATTGATGGGGTATCCATTTATTTACTAAGTTATGTTGGACAAAAAGTAGTTGCCAGGTTGCGGGAACAAATGTGGACAAAGCTGATTCGTTTGCCCGTCAGTCATTTTGACAAAGAATCCAGTGGTGAAACGGTGAGCCGGGTCGTGAATGATACGGGAATCGTAAAAGAATTGATTACGCAACATTTCCCACAATTCATAACAGGCATCATTTCGATTATTGGTGCAGTGACGATTCTACTCATTATGGATTGGAAGATGACGCTTATTATGTTAATTTCAGTTCCGATTACCGTGGGGATCATGATTCCACTAGGCACGAAAATGGCTAAAATTTCTCGTGGTTTACAAGATGAAACTGCTGTGTTTACTGGTCATATTCAGCAGACGCTTGGTGAAATCCGCTTGATGAAAGCTTCCAATGCCGAAATGAATGAAGAGGCAAAAGGGAAAGCTGGAATCGGAAAATTACTAGGGTTTGGACTGAAAGAAGCCCGTATTACCGCATTGATTGCTCCTTTTATGTATTTAGTTGTTATGGTCGTCATCGTTATGATTATCGGATATGGCGGTATGCGTGTTGCGAATGGCACAATGTCGACAGGTGCACTCGTTGCATTCCTGCTGTATTTGTTTCAAATTATTTTTCCAATTACGTCATTTGCGATGTTCTTCACGCAATTACAGAAAGCAAAAGGTGCAACAGAGCGTATTATCGACATTTTAGAATTGCCATTGGAAGAAGGGCAGGACGGTTTGGAGATAGATATTGCGAACAAACCGATCCGAGTTGTAGATGTATCATTTGCTTATGAGGAAGGTGAGCCTGTGATTGGGAATGTATCCTTCGAAGCTCAGCCTGGTGAAATGATTGCTTTTGCTGGACCGAGCGGCGGAGGGAAAACGACGATGTTCGGGTTGCTTGAACGTTATTATGAACCTACGGCAGGGGAAATACGAATTGGCGGTACGCCTATAAAAGAGTTGTCGATGGCGTCGTGGCGCAGTCAAATTGGTTATGTATCACAGGAGAGCGCGATGATGGCTGGGACGATTCGTGAAAACCTATGCTATGGCTTGGAGAATAGCGAAAGCATTCCGGATAAACGACTTTGGGAAGTCACTGAAATGGCGTATGCCGATGAGTTTATTAAAAACTTTCCGAAAGGATTGGATACCGAAGTTGGCGAGCGCGGTGTGAAACTTTCGGGAGGGCAAAGACAGCGTATTGCTATCGAACGTGCTTTTTTACGGGATCCCAAAATATTGATGATGGACGAAGCAACAGCAAGCTTAGACAGTCAATCGGAAGGAGTCGTTCAAGATGCGCTTACACGATTAATGGAAGGGCGCACAACATTTGTCATCGCCCACAGATTATCAACTATTGTCGACGCGGATAAAATCATTTTCATTGAAAATGGGCAAGTAACTGGCAGTGGAACTCATAAAGAATTGACGCAATCACACGCGTTGTATCGTGAATTTGCCGAACAGCAACTGACGTAG
- a CDS encoding TetR/AcrR family transcriptional regulator: MDGFQRRREQKKNAILTAALALFMESGVQKVSITEIAEKASVSQVTIYNYFESKENLSQLVLKFYVDQVWDEQKKLLDSHLPFEDKIKQVIFSKSEYALEINEHFFEYFMNDYSNGKSYVEEVYTNEALPRFIHLFNEGKEQGFIDPTMSNEAMLLYLQMFKDFLQKKDIAPTILPLTEDLTKLFFYGIVGKGEEDKKST, translated from the coding sequence ATGGATGGATTTCAACGACGGAGAGAACAAAAGAAAAATGCGATTCTAACAGCGGCATTGGCTTTATTTATGGAGTCCGGTGTGCAAAAAGTATCTATCACTGAAATCGCAGAAAAAGCAAGTGTATCTCAAGTTACGATTTATAATTACTTTGAAAGTAAAGAAAACCTAAGCCAGCTTGTGCTTAAGTTCTATGTAGACCAAGTATGGGATGAACAAAAAAAACTTTTAGATAGTCACCTTCCTTTTGAGGATAAAATAAAACAGGTTATTTTTAGTAAAAGCGAATATGCACTTGAAATTAATGAACACTTTTTCGAATACTTTATGAACGATTATTCAAACGGGAAAAGCTATGTTGAAGAAGTGTATACAAATGAAGCACTCCCACGCTTTATACATTTGTTTAATGAAGGAAAAGAGCAAGGTTTTATTGATCCAACTATGTCCAATGAAGCAATGCTACTCTATTTGCAGATGTTTAAAGATTTCTTGCAGAAAAAAGACATTGCTCCAACGATACTGCCATTGACTGAAGATCTTACGAAGCTTTTCTTCTATGGTATCGTTGGAAAAGGAGAAGAGGACAAGAAATCTACATGA
- the abc-f gene encoding ribosomal protection-like ABC-F family protein, whose amino-acid sequence MICTIQQISKMLGGNMIFENLSLDIKTGDKLGVVGRNGSGKTTLFKLISGAEQPDSGGLHFKKGTTIGYLAQIPLFDKETTGYDVLNSAFKELKEMQAKMSELESELANAGNGDMDKLLRVYGDLQEEFARRDGYAIDSEIEKVINGLQLKPFVGRSFGQLSGGEQTKIMLGKLLLTKPDLLLLDEPTNHLDLFAVEWLEAYLTDYTGTVVIISHDRYFLDCVVTKIADLEEGELHLYYGNYSAFILEKEERLMREFQNYEEQQKKIKKMKEAIKRLHQWANEANPPNAGLHRQARNMERALERMGKVRKPLIDPKKMTLSFEAAARSGKEVVVMEGIMKSFGQQELLKGADFHIYWKDRTAIVGRNGCGKSTVLKIILGELTIDAGLSKVGSNVKIGFLSQHFEITDPKARLIDVFRSEVQIAEGEARHILAKFMFYGPDVFMRVGDLSGGERMRLRLAQLMYQDVNFLVLDEPTNHLDIESRVVLEEALEDFTGTIVAVSHDRYFLNKLFHRTAWLEDGLITTFEGPYNWAREKWQGLQSRVVVETSESDIGEKPKIEKVKEEVTVHVEEEIARLEQIIDALEKKAEDEKEWMKYESLMAEVAVLKLELETYYEMWMNEVE is encoded by the coding sequence ATGATATGTACAATTCAACAAATAAGCAAAATGCTTGGCGGGAATATGATTTTTGAAAATCTTTCTTTAGACATTAAAACGGGTGATAAATTAGGTGTTGTAGGACGGAATGGCAGCGGGAAAACTACGTTATTTAAGTTGATTTCAGGAGCAGAACAACCGGATAGCGGGGGACTTCATTTTAAAAAAGGAACGACGATCGGTTATTTAGCACAAATCCCTTTATTCGATAAAGAAACGACGGGCTATGATGTGCTCAACAGTGCATTTAAGGAACTAAAGGAAATGCAAGCGAAAATGTCGGAGTTAGAGTCGGAGTTGGCCAATGCCGGAAACGGGGACATGGATAAATTGCTTCGCGTATATGGAGATTTGCAAGAAGAATTCGCACGCCGTGATGGCTACGCCATTGATTCGGAAATCGAGAAGGTTATCAATGGACTGCAATTGAAACCATTCGTTGGACGGTCTTTCGGTCAATTGAGTGGTGGCGAACAGACGAAGATCATGCTTGGGAAGCTATTATTGACGAAACCTGATTTGCTGTTATTGGATGAACCGACGAACCACTTGGACTTATTTGCAGTTGAGTGGTTGGAAGCGTACTTAACAGATTACACGGGAACAGTTGTCATCATTTCGCATGACCGTTATTTTTTGGATTGTGTCGTGACGAAGATTGCAGATCTTGAAGAAGGGGAGCTCCATCTTTATTATGGAAATTATTCCGCCTTTATTCTAGAAAAAGAAGAGCGTCTAATGAGGGAATTCCAGAATTATGAAGAGCAGCAAAAGAAGATTAAAAAAATGAAAGAGGCCATTAAACGGCTTCACCAGTGGGCAAACGAGGCTAATCCTCCGAATGCGGGATTGCACAGGCAAGCACGCAATATGGAACGGGCGCTAGAACGGATGGGAAAAGTAAGAAAACCGCTTATCGATCCGAAGAAAATGACTTTATCATTTGAAGCCGCGGCACGGAGCGGCAAGGAAGTTGTTGTAATGGAAGGTATCATGAAATCATTTGGTCAACAGGAGCTGTTGAAGGGCGCTGACTTCCATATCTATTGGAAGGATCGAACAGCGATTGTCGGCCGTAATGGATGCGGAAAATCAACTGTACTAAAAATTATTTTAGGCGAGCTTACGATTGACGCCGGTTTGAGTAAAGTAGGAAGTAACGTGAAAATTGGGTTCCTATCACAACATTTTGAAATCACGGATCCCAAGGCGCGTCTCATTGATGTCTTTCGGAGCGAAGTACAAATTGCTGAAGGGGAAGCTCGGCATATATTGGCGAAATTCATGTTTTATGGTCCAGATGTATTTATGCGTGTTGGAGATCTAAGCGGTGGAGAACGGATGCGGCTCCGTTTGGCACAACTCATGTACCAGGACGTTAACTTCCTTGTGCTAGACGAGCCGACAAATCATTTGGATATTGAGTCTCGCGTTGTGCTTGAAGAAGCACTTGAAGATTTCACGGGTACAATCGTTGCCGTTTCGCATGACCGTTATTTCTTGAATAAATTATTTCACCGTACGGCATGGTTGGAAGATGGTCTCATTACGACTTTTGAAGGGCCATATAATTGGGCACGAGAGAAGTGGCAGGGACTTCAAAGTCGCGTGGTAGTCGAGACGTCTGAATCTGATATAGGTGAAAAACCAAAGATAGAGAAAGTGAAAGAAGAAGTGACCGTTCACGTGGAAGAGGAAATTGCGAGACTTGAACAAATAATTGATGCCCTGGAAAAGAAAGCGGAAGATGAAAAAGAGTGGATGAAATATGAATCGTTGATGGCGGAAGTTGCTGTGTTGAAATTAGAACTAGAGACTTATTATGAAATGTGGATGAATGAAGTAGAATAA
- a CDS encoding RAxF-45 family protein, translating into MMLDTVYARESLLEYLATSCAITHEITVNGISLSYFRQFQ; encoded by the coding sequence ATGATGTTAGACACTGTGTATGCACGTGAAAGTCTATTGGAATATTTAGCCACTTCATGTGCGATTACTCATGAAATTACAGTCAACGGGATAAGTCTGTCCTATTTTAGACAATTTCAGTAA
- a CDS encoding ABC transporter permease: MARHLYKNTGLLARLLVRRDRIRIPVWLLSLAILTFAVAISFKGLYATQQDRQAIAETMKNPAMTAMVGKGYGLENYTTGAMMAHQMLLFTAVAFAIMSILLITRHTRADEEDGRIEMIRSLPTGRLSTLHAAIVVVCGINVLLALVIGLGLSVLNIAGMDMEGSLLYGAALGATGIFFVALTAVFAQLSESSRGTIGLSFAALGLAYLIRAIGDVGNETLSWFSPLGWVLNAQVYVNNYWWPIILTVGSAFILVILALYLNAIRDLESGFLPSKPGKQHASVFLQSPLGLTLRLQRTALIAWAIGVYVLGASYGSVLGDLESFFEDIDVMEDLLAPVEGFSLTEQSIPMLMSIMAMISTIPVMMAMLRLVGEERNNRTEHLLSRAVSRSRLMGSSFIVSIVVSFVMLSLTAIGLWSAGIVVIEGGISFGMLYGAAMVYLPAMWIMVGVAVLLIGIAPKATSLIWVYLLYSFVVVYLGGLLRFPEWMGNLSPYGYVPQLPVEDMDFMPLTILAVIAVVLVVAGFIGYLKRDTST, encoded by the coding sequence ATGGCGAGGCATTTGTACAAAAATACAGGGCTGTTAGCACGTTTACTTGTAAGAAGGGATCGTATTCGAATACCAGTTTGGTTACTATCGTTAGCCATTCTGACGTTTGCTGTTGCTATATCATTTAAGGGTCTATATGCTACGCAGCAAGACAGGCAGGCAATTGCTGAGACGATGAAGAATCCTGCGATGACTGCGATGGTCGGTAAAGGATATGGCTTGGAAAATTATACGACAGGGGCTATGATGGCTCACCAAATGCTACTTTTCACTGCTGTGGCTTTTGCAATTATGAGTATTTTACTTATTACGCGCCATACAAGAGCAGATGAAGAAGACGGCCGGATCGAAATGATTCGCTCGCTGCCAACTGGACGCTTATCTACTTTACATGCGGCCATTGTCGTTGTATGTGGAATAAATGTGTTACTAGCACTCGTTATCGGTTTAGGACTATCCGTTCTGAATATAGCGGGTATGGATATGGAAGGTTCGCTTTTATATGGAGCTGCTTTAGGAGCGACAGGTATTTTTTTCGTTGCACTTACCGCCGTATTTGCACAGCTGTCAGAAAGTTCCCGGGGCACAATTGGCTTATCTTTTGCAGCGTTGGGTTTGGCTTATCTTATACGTGCAATTGGGGATGTGGGCAATGAAACACTTTCCTGGTTTTCTCCACTTGGCTGGGTATTGAACGCGCAAGTATATGTAAATAATTACTGGTGGCCAATTATACTAACAGTTGGCTCAGCCTTTATCCTAGTTATTCTGGCACTCTACCTGAATGCCATTCGTGATTTAGAATCGGGGTTTTTACCATCCAAGCCAGGGAAACAACATGCATCAGTCTTTTTACAAAGTCCGCTTGGGTTGACGTTGAGACTTCAGCGTACAGCATTAATTGCTTGGGCAATTGGAGTGTACGTGCTAGGTGCCTCTTATGGTTCAGTTTTAGGGGATTTGGAATCCTTTTTTGAAGATATTGACGTGATGGAGGACCTTTTAGCACCCGTTGAAGGATTTTCATTAACAGAACAATCCATCCCCATGCTTATGTCAATTATGGCGATGATCAGCACAATTCCAGTCATGATGGCAATGCTGAGGCTTGTGGGGGAAGAGAGGAACAATCGGACGGAGCATTTACTGAGTCGGGCGGTATCTCGTTCGCGGCTAATGGGTAGCTCATTTATTGTGTCCATTGTTGTCAGTTTTGTGATGCTGTCACTTACCGCAATCGGTCTTTGGTCAGCTGGCATAGTCGTTATCGAAGGAGGGATTTCTTTTGGAATGCTTTACGGGGCAGCAATGGTTTATCTGCCCGCGATGTGGATCATGGTGGGAGTTGCAGTGCTGCTCATCGGGATTGCGCCGAAAGCGACGAGCCTGATTTGGGTATACTTGCTTTATTCATTTGTCGTCGTTTATTTAGGTGGTTTGCTTAGATTCCCGGAATGGATGGGTAATCTATCGCCATATGGTTACGTTCCTCAACTCCCTGTTGAGGATATGGATTTTATGCCGCTCACCATACTGGCAGTCATTGCGGTTGTGTTAGTGGTTGCCGGTTTTATCGGGTATTTAAAACGGGATACCTCTACTTAA
- a CDS encoding YhgE/Pip domain-containing protein has product MKKSMTGAEWKLLLRSKKLIVPMIAILFIPVLYAGMFLWAFWDPYANMNDLPVAIVDLDNGAEMDGEQLALGKELSNKLIDSKQFDFMKVSKEDAEKGLENEDYYVVIEIPENFSEHATTLLDAEPEKLTIVYKPNEGFNFLSAQIGETAMDRIRAEVNEQVASTYAEKLFDSITEMGDGFGEAADGAGELHDGAAKLSSGADELKGYLETLASSTVTLADGSQKLVQGANDAAKGANELNKGLGTLSQGSKDLLTGAQKASTGANGLKDAIAQYTEGVGQLAVSYGQIAQKEKEFGGAVSSLSEKSGELNTAASQLVKGSTNLGAGIDQLSESLAPVLASLPEEQQEGLNAALNQVKQGSAELSGGIQQLSEGTGALSAGSGELNGAAGQLAGAHSQALAGLQKLEGSSPALREGAGAIASGTGELSSGIAQLSEGVTSAQKGSSDLATGLNSLTEGTGTLKTGTDTLASKSQELAEGSATLADGVVELDEGTLTLKEKLAEANETASEVNPTDKTYGMVGAPVDVEKEGINHVPNYGTGFAPYFLSLGLFVGALLLSIVFPLVEPAIKPTGAFKWFASKVSVLAIVGLLQALIAAGIVKFALGMETINTPMFLLTAIITSYTFIALVQMCVSILSDAGRFVAILVLILQLTTSAGTFPLELIPAPLQIFNTLLPMTYSVQAFKGAISTGNMSFLWTNNGILLGFMVAFLAITFGYFALLYKKKFSKETVEA; this is encoded by the coding sequence ATGAAAAAATCAATGACAGGAGCAGAATGGAAACTGCTCTTACGTTCAAAAAAACTAATCGTTCCCATGATTGCTATTTTGTTCATTCCAGTTCTTTATGCAGGTATGTTTTTATGGGCGTTTTGGGATCCGTATGCCAATATGAACGATTTGCCGGTTGCAATCGTCGATCTTGATAATGGGGCTGAAATGGATGGGGAACAACTGGCACTCGGGAAGGAACTGTCCAATAAATTAATTGACAGTAAGCAGTTTGACTTTATGAAAGTATCGAAAGAAGATGCAGAAAAAGGGCTCGAAAATGAAGACTATTACGTTGTAATTGAAATACCGGAAAATTTCTCGGAACATGCAACTACGCTGTTGGATGCAGAACCGGAGAAATTGACAATTGTCTACAAGCCGAATGAAGGCTTCAACTTCCTTTCCGCTCAAATTGGAGAGACGGCGATGGACCGGATCCGTGCGGAAGTGAATGAACAAGTTGCTTCAACGTATGCGGAAAAGCTATTTGATTCCATTACTGAAATGGGTGATGGGTTCGGTGAAGCAGCTGACGGTGCCGGTGAATTACATGACGGTGCTGCAAAACTATCATCGGGCGCAGATGAATTGAAAGGGTATCTTGAAACGTTGGCAAGTAGCACGGTTACACTTGCAGACGGTTCACAGAAACTAGTGCAAGGAGCAAACGACGCGGCTAAAGGTGCCAATGAATTGAACAAAGGGCTAGGTACTTTATCGCAAGGGTCAAAAGATCTTCTTACAGGAGCACAAAAAGCATCAACAGGCGCTAACGGGCTGAAGGATGCGATTGCTCAATATACGGAAGGGGTCGGCCAACTGGCGGTTAGTTACGGTCAGATTGCTCAAAAAGAAAAAGAATTTGGCGGAGCAGTAAGTTCGTTAAGCGAAAAATCAGGTGAATTAAATACAGCTGCTAGCCAGCTTGTAAAAGGTTCCACAAATTTAGGGGCAGGAATTGATCAACTTTCAGAAAGTCTTGCCCCGGTGCTTGCATCACTTCCGGAAGAGCAACAGGAAGGGTTAAATGCGGCACTAAACCAAGTGAAACAAGGAAGTGCTGAACTATCAGGTGGAATACAACAACTTTCTGAAGGTACAGGTGCATTGTCAGCGGGTTCTGGTGAGCTGAATGGGGCTGCAGGTCAACTTGCGGGCGCGCATAGTCAGGCCTTGGCTGGACTACAGAAGTTGGAAGGCTCGTCCCCGGCTCTTCGTGAAGGAGCGGGTGCTATAGCGTCTGGAACTGGAGAACTTTCATCCGGGATTGCACAGCTTTCTGAAGGCGTAACATCAGCACAGAAAGGATCATCTGATCTGGCAACAGGTCTTAATTCTTTAACAGAAGGAACAGGCACCCTGAAAACAGGAACAGATACACTCGCATCGAAATCACAGGAACTTGCTGAAGGATCAGCGACATTAGCTGACGGTGTTGTAGAACTTGATGAAGGAACATTGACATTGAAAGAAAAACTTGCCGAAGCCAATGAAACCGCAAGTGAAGTGAATCCGACAGACAAAACGTACGGTATGGTCGGAGCACCTGTCGATGTTGAGAAGGAAGGTATTAACCATGTGCCGAACTATGGTACCGGTTTTGCACCATACTTCTTATCACTCGGACTATTTGTCGGTGCACTTCTTCTTTCCATTGTCTTCCCGTTAGTCGAACCGGCTATTAAGCCGACAGGGGCATTCAAATGGTTTGCGAGTAAAGTTTCCGTGCTTGCAATCGTCGGTCTATTGCAGGCGCTTATTGCAGCAGGCATAGTCAAGTTTGCACTTGGAATGGAAACGATTAATACTCCAATGTTCCTTTTGACAGCAATCATCACAAGCTACACATTCATTGCACTTGTACAGATGTGCGTATCCATTCTTTCGGATGCAGGACGTTTTGTAGCAATTCTTGTCCTGATTTTGCAATTGACGACAAGTGCAGGGACGTTCCCGCTTGAATTGATACCGGCACCATTGCAAATCTTCAACACATTATTGCCGATGACGTATTCCGTCCAGGCATTCAAAGGGGCCATCTCAACTGGCAATATGTCATTCCTTTGGACGAACAATGGTATCCTGCTCGGCTTTATGGTTGCATTCCTTGCCATTACATTCGGATACTTTGCACTTCTTTACAAAAAGAAATTCTCGAAAGAAACAGTGGAAGCATAA
- a CDS encoding TetR/AcrR family transcriptional regulator, whose protein sequence is MDRRQEILEAAAKSFSLFGYKATTMDQVAKIANVGKGTIYTFFANKEELFNAIVVKMINEMRAEADSVAVEGAPFEQNAHARLMRMLKFRETHLLYAKLIDEEKELRTPAVSEVLQSIEKEIVSYVKEKIEKAIAKGELKQCDTELVAYLLFKAYLALVADWGKTHAHEITEERIVALLSGTIFKSLLL, encoded by the coding sequence ATGGACCGCAGGCAGGAAATTTTGGAGGCAGCTGCAAAGTCATTTTCGCTTTTCGGCTACAAAGCAACGACGATGGACCAGGTTGCAAAAATAGCGAATGTCGGCAAAGGAACAATCTATACGTTTTTCGCCAATAAAGAAGAATTGTTCAATGCCATTGTGGTGAAAATGATTAATGAAATGCGTGCAGAAGCGGACAGCGTAGCTGTTGAAGGTGCGCCTTTTGAACAAAATGCACATGCACGACTGATGCGCATGCTCAAGTTTCGTGAGACACATCTATTATACGCGAAACTGATTGACGAAGAAAAAGAACTTCGGACGCCAGCTGTAAGTGAAGTGTTGCAGTCGATTGAAAAAGAAATCGTTTCATATGTAAAAGAGAAGATAGAAAAAGCGATTGCCAAAGGTGAACTAAAGCAGTGCGATACAGAACTTGTAGCATATTTATTATTTAAAGCGTATCTTGCACTCGTTGCAGACTGGGGAAAAACCCATGCTCATGAAATCACGGAAGAGCGCATTGTAGCATTACTTAGCGGGACCATTTTTAAAAGTCTCTTGTTATGA